Genomic window (Caldinitratiruptor microaerophilus):
GGTTGCCGCGGCAGGGTACCCACGTGGAGCGCGCACAGGACCTGGCCTCGATCGAGGCCACGAAGGTGACCTGGAGCGTGCCGGCGCCCTTCGCCGGCCGGGTTCTCTCCGTCAACGCTCCCCTTTCGCACCGCCTGGAGCGCATGCAGGATCTGAAGCGTGACCCGTACGGCGAGGGATGGCTGGTCGTGCTGGTTCCGGACGATCCGGGCGACCCGGAGCGGCTCCTGGACGCATCCGCCTACGCGGTCCACGCGGCAGGGTCGGACGGGGGTTTCCCCGGCTGAGCGCGCCGGGGACACGGATGGAGGTGTCGATGTGCTGGGGCTGGGGCTTCTTTACGTGGGGGCGGTGCTCTTCCTGAACGCGCTCTCCCTCCTCGGGCGGGTTTCCGCCCGCGGGGCGTCCGTCATGAACTTCTTCACCGGCGTGCTCACCTTCATCATCGCCATGTACACCGCGCTGGCGCGGCCGGCCGGCGACGCTTCCTACTTCGCGGCCGCGCAGACGCTCCTGTTCTCGTTCACCTATCTGTGGGTCGCGATCAACGGGTACTTCGAGGTGGAGGACGGGTCGGCGCTGGGGTGGTACTGCCTCTTCGTCGCCGCGGTGACGGTTCCCACGGCGGCCCTCACGTTCGCGGCGGGGGACCTTCGCTTCGGCCTCATCTGGCTGGCCTGGGGATTCCTCTGGTTCCTGTTCTGGCTGCTCCTGGCCCTGAAGCGCAACCTCGCGAGGTTCACCGCCTACGTCACGCTGGCCGAGGCCGTCCTCACCTGCATGGTGCCGGGCTTTCTGATCCTGACCGGGAGGTGGTGAGGCGCCGGGACGAGGCGGCGGGCGCGTGACAGTGCGCTTCCGGACGGGATACACTGGGGCGAGGACACCACGGATTCCTGGGAGCGCGTCCGATCATGCGCGTCCGCTGCCTGGGGTGCGGACAGGTCTACTGGATTCCCCGGCCGTACGTCGCGGACGCCTGCCCACGGTGCGGGACGTACGTGTACGAGAGGTTCCCCGCCGGCCGGGCAGGCGCTGCGCGGCCCGGGAGCGCGGGGGCTGTGGCCGGTGGCGGCCGCGGCCAGTTGCGGGTGATCCCGGGCGCTTCGGGCTCGGCAGGCGGTGCAGAGACGCACCGCCAGCGTCTCGACCGCGCCCTGGTCGAGCGCGGCCTGTACCCCAGCCGCGAGCGGGCGCAGCAGGCCGTGCGGGCCGGACTGGTCACGGTGAACGGCCGTGTGCTCACGCGCCCGGCCGAGCCGGTGGGGGCGGAGGACCGGATCGAGGTCCACGGCGACCCCGTGGGTTACGTGAGCCGCGGCGCCCTCAAGCTGGCGGCGGCGCTGGACCACTGGCACATCGACCCGGCCGGGCTCGTCTGCCTGGACGTGGGGGCATCGACGGGGGGATTCACGGAGGTCCTCCTCCGCCGGGGTGCGGCGCGGGTGTACGCGGTC
Coding sequences:
- a CDS encoding glycine cleavage system protein H, which encodes MYPDDRRYTHDHVWARRENGGWRVGISEHLARQLTWVTAVRLPRQGTHVERAQDLASIEATKVTWSVPAPFAGRVLSVNAPLSHRLERMQDLKRDPYGEGWLVVLVPDDPGDPERLLDASAYAVHAAGSDGGFPG
- a CDS encoding AmiS/UreI family transporter, with product MLGLGLLYVGAVLFLNALSLLGRVSARGASVMNFFTGVLTFIIAMYTALARPAGDASYFAAAQTLLFSFTYLWVAINGYFEVEDGSALGWYCLFVAAVTVPTAALTFAAGDLRFGLIWLAWGFLWFLFWLLLALKRNLARFTAYVTLAEAVLTCMVPGFLILTGRW
- a CDS encoding TlyA family RNA methyltransferase — protein: MRVRCLGCGQVYWIPRPYVADACPRCGTYVYERFPAGRAGAARPGSAGAVAGGGRGQLRVIPGASGSAGGAETHRQRLDRALVERGLYPSRERAQQAVRAGLVTVNGRVLTRPAEPVGAEDRIEVHGDPVGYVSRGALKLAAALDHWHIDPAGLVCLDVGASTGGFTEVLLRRGAARVYAVDVGHGQLHPRLRADPRVVAMEGTDVRALAALPGPPPALVTVDVSFISLTHVLPHLLRLAPGAPVVALVKPQFEVGRGRVGKGGVVRDEAARRAALERVLAAAAALGYRPEAPIPSPVPGGDGNVEFLALFRPPEPTDPVPAPIDHEP